The DNA segment CATATTTATACAAAAAGATTATCAAGGTAACATAGCGATGGCAGAAGTCAATAATATGGAAGTAGCTAGGATACAAACACTAACAACAATGAATGTTCAAGATGCATTAAAAAGAATTAAATCTGAGAAAATCCGCATACCTTTAGGCCAAGCATTAGGTAGTGAAATATTAGCTAACTATGGGCCGAGAATTCCTGTAACCCTAGTTCCAATTGGAACAGTAAATGCAGGTATTGACCAGAAATTTAAAACAACGGGAATAAATATAGTTTCCCATGAAGTAGGAATTCAGATAGAAGCGGAAGTTCAGATTATTATTCCCTTTGTTTCTTCACAAATTACTGTTTCTACATATACACCTATTGTAACTGCCACATATTTTGGAAAAGTTCCCGAAACGGTAATTAACTTACCCTTAGGACAAAATTTTAAAATACCATTCATAGAAGGTGGTGGAGAGTAAAAAATTTCCTCTTGCATAAGAGAAAAAAATATGCTAATATAATTTTCGTCGTTGTCACACTAGAAGTTTTAAAAAAGAAAAACAAAAAAACAAAAAAAGGTGTTGACAAAGAAAACAAAAAATGATAAGATAAGTTTTGTCGCCGCGAGGTGACAAAAAAGAAAAAAGTTCTTTGAAAAAGTTCCTTGAAAGAAAAACCTTTCAGGAAAGAATATAGCATCGAAAAAACTTTGAGTTTAAGTCAGGGAAAACTTTCAATTTTTATGGAGAGTTTGATCCTGGCTCAGGACGAACGCTGGCGGCATGCCTCACACATGCAAGTCGAACGGGGT comes from the Anaerobranca gottschalkii DSM 13577 genome and includes:
- the yunB gene encoding sporulation protein YunB; protein product: MFRRRKYSVFRGIKFKPKLIVFTILILFIYSSIKTFIFIETNLRPSIIAIAEARAKVIATEAINSAIDMHIARESRYEHLIFIQKDYQGNIAMAEVNNMEVARIQTLTTMNVQDALKRIKSEKIRIPLGQALGSEILANYGPRIPVTLVPIGTVNAGIDQKFKTTGINIVSHEVGIQIEAEVQIIIPFVSSQITVSTYTPIVTATYFGKVPETVINLPLGQNFKIPFIEGGGE